One genomic window of Cheilinus undulatus linkage group 7, ASM1832078v1, whole genome shotgun sequence includes the following:
- the diras1a gene encoding GTP-binding protein Di-Ras1a has protein sequence MPEQSNDYRVVVFGAGGVGKSSLVLRFVKGTFRDTYIPTVEDTYRQVISCDKSVCTLQITDTTGSHQFPAMQRLSISKGHAFILVYSITSRQSLEELKPIYQQVLAIKGSVESIPIMLVGNKSDETSQREVETKEGQAQANAWKCAFMETSAKTNSNVKELFQELLSLEKKRDMSLSIDGKRSGKQKRADKLKGKCSIM, from the exons ATGCCCGAGCAGAGTAACGACTACCGGGTGGTGGTGTTTGGAGCCGGAGGCGTGGGGAAGAGCTCGCTGGTCCTTCGGTTTGTGAAAGGCACCTTCAGAGACACCTACATCCCCACAGTGGAGGACACCTACAGACAG gtgaTCAGCTGTGATAAAAGCGTCTGCACGCTGCAGATCACAGACACAACAGGAAGTCATCAGTTCCCCGCCATGCAGCGTCTCTCCATCTCCAAAGGACACGCCTTCATCCTGGTTTACTCCATCACCAGCCGACAGTCGCTGGAGGAGCTCAAACCCATTTACCAACAG GTTCTGGCCATCAAAGGCTCCGTGGAGTCCATTCCCATCATGCTCGTGGGCAACAAAAGCGACGAGACATCCCAGCGTGAGGTGGAGACGAAGGAGGGCCAGGCTCAGGCTAATGCTTGGAAGTGTGCCTTCATGGAGACGTCGGCCAAGACGAACTCCAACGTGAAGGAGCTGTTCCAGGAGCTGCTGTCTCTGGAGAAGAAGAGGGACATGAGCCTGAGCATCGACGGGAAACGCTCGGGGAAACAGAAACGGGCCGACAAGCTGAAGGGGAAGTGCAGCATCATGTag